The Aythya fuligula isolate bAytFul2 chromosome 5, bAytFul2.pri, whole genome shotgun sequence sequence ATTTCCTGCTAGCAAAATTGTTCCGATCCCACAGCCCAAAAGTTACGTTGGTGTGTGATTTATGACTGAACGTGATTGCCTCGTACAATAGTACCAGAACATTTTCTTAGCTGCCTTCTCCCCTTACCCTGTGTGGCTTTCCAAGCACCGCTTCTTGTCCTCGCTAAGCGCCACAAAGCGTTGGAGACCCCAATGGGGAGCAATGTGTCCGCCTCGCTGGCGGAGAGGAGTTAGCTTTGCAAGCGtgaggggaaaagaagggaggCTAAGGGGGCAGGCAGAAAATGTAAGCTGGTTCTTTTGCCCTACCTGGTGAGGAAGACCTGGCGAAGAGGAAAATGCTGTAGAGTGCTGTTTGATAAGTAGATGCTGGGAATGAGCAACAAGTTTTGGGGTGCGCTGCCACCCGGGCGCCCTCCTCTCCTCACAGCTCGCCCTCAGCTGCTACCCGCGAGTTTTATTTCGGGGCGGCGAGGACCAAACGCGGCTTTCAGCGCTTTCATCAACCCAGCAGGGAGAAAGCACTTCTCCTCAGCCCTGTTTGACAACAACGAGAAGCCTTCAAGAAGCGACGACGGGATTTCTCCGGGTCAATCGCTAACCAGGAGCGGTGCCGGAGCTGCTCGTACCTTGTCCTCGAGGGGGGTCAGGGCGGCTGAGGGGACAGCCGGAGCCCTCGGCGGGGCTCCCTCAGGGCGTTCCCTGCCCGCCCCGGTGCCGGCTGAGGTGCGGCCCTGCCCCTCGGCCGCTCCCTTTCCAGGAAGCGATCGCTACGGGGCGGCGGCCCCCCGGCAGACACCGAGAGGGCCGGAGCCTCGGCAGGGCAGGTAGGGGAGCCGGCAGGGCCCGGGGAAGAGCGGGGGCTGAGCGCGGGGGGCTCGGCTGCGGCGGCCGCCTCAGGGAGGGGAGCGCGGGCTGCTGGGGCTCGCTGAAGGCAGAGCGGGTGCCGTGGTGGTTGACACCGGGGAGCTGCCTTCTCTCCATTAGAGAGCCCGGGGACCTTTCGGGGAGCTCCCTGAGGGCGTTTTCTTGTTAAGGTGGCCGCCGAGCCCGTGTGGCAACTCTGTGGGGGTCCCCCGGAGGGAAGCGGGGCTCGGCGCCACGTGCGGGTGTGGTGCCAGGGAAGGTGCGGAGACACGCAGGACCTGTTTGTGGGGCGGTTTTTATCTCCGCCAGGGCACCATTAGCCCGAGCGGCGTGTAGGTGCTTGTGCTGGGTGACTTCACCTGTGGGATTCACGCAGGGTTCAGCGCCGACACCTCGGAGGAGCGATTGCGCCGTCGTGTTCCCGAGTTTCTGCCTGACGGAGCCCGGACATGTTGGTGGCCTTGGCCCTGCTGTGTCAGCTCCAGGCTGTGGTGGTGTCCGCGGTGCCGCACTGCGCTGAGGCACGAAATGACCCGAAGCACCCGGAATCCGAAGATGGTAACTGACTTTTACCACAATTTTGGTCTTCCTGAAGTCCAACTGTATCTAGGTTTTCTTCTACTAACTTCTAAACTACTTTCTTCCTATGCGCGCAAATGCCTTCCTGCTTCATGAACACACTTTAcagttttattcttattttcaggGTGCTTGAATCCCTTTTGCTGAAACGTGTGATAATTTGGGTGTCAGTAATATATGTGTATCAGATTCACCAGTAAGCGAAGCTTGGCACAGCCCAGCTTTTTCTAAGTCTTTGGATTATTGTCAGTGATATGAACAGAGAAATGTCAAAATTTCCAAAGTTTGAGATCTGTATTAAGACGGTATTGCTTTGATACTATCTGAGCACATTACATCATAGTTTTGTATATCTAGAATTCATTTAAAGTGTTTATTTGCTTGGtgtttgagactttttttttttcctcagtgccaGATCCCTTACAACACCTTGAAATATAGCGCTGATATTGCAATTCCCTACTTTGGAAGGAGGGAGGTGGAAAGGAGGTAAAAACAAATTTAGTCTTCAAGAAGGACTCAATCACTGTGATGCTGAGCCATCATAGTTAAGCCCTGATGCTTAACATTTAAGTGTCAGGGCTTCGTAAAGGAATTTTTAAGATAGCTGCCCCATCTCCTCAGTGAATAAGGAGTGCAGAAAACTTAACACAGACTTGCAAAAGCCATCGCATTGAGCAGGAACTCCTTCAGGGCAGTAGGTTGATCAGAAAACATAGCTAGCAGAAGAATGCTGAATACAAGTTATTCATTAAAATCCATATTGCTCTGGGGCAAAACACAGAGCTGCCAGACTGCTTCTACCCTCCAAGTTCACAGCACAGAACCCTCTTCTGGCAATAGACTTGGTTCTCTCATTTTTTAAGACAAAGTTGGAAAGTGGGAGGCCCATCTCTTTTATCCAATAATTTAGCAATTAGAACAATTGCCAAGAGTATGGGGTACCTGCCTTGTGAGGTTACctcttcagcattttctgagCCTCTTTTACCACTAGAGTGACTTTATTCAGCACATCGCAtggatgcatttttaattaaatgttaggCATGCTAAAACGGGATTTACCATCTTGTTGCACTATGGCTCAAGAACTGCAGTTCTGTCACGTATAGCAGAGAATTCAAGTTCACGTCTCATTCTTCAAATACTATCTTAATCATGGGATCATATGTAATTTGGAGGTGGAGACAGGTAAACATTGACTATGTCCTATAAAGTAACAGAAGGCACAGGTAAATGGATGAAGGCTCTGAGAGCAAAAAGGAGCTTGTATCACTGGGAAAAAGGGGTCGTAGGTTCTACTGTATTCTCCAGGCAGCCCCATTGTGCACTTCAttcattaaaatgcagcaaTTATCTAAGTTAATTGAGAAGTATAGTTAATAGCACTTGCAAAGAAAGGTATGAAACACTactgaacaaaaccaaagatCTGTTTCAGACGTATTAAGTTACTCCTATGTGATTTGCAACGAACCAAGATATcgataatatttatttctgtgtaattcttttccctttctagagagcaaaatattttgagatacCATTGCCAGATCTAATAGTCACTATTAGGATAAAAATTCCAGAATGATGTGATAATCCAGCCAAACAAGAACACAGAGCTAATTTGTAGCCAAATAACTTTATTCTGAATCTCATCTCCTTTTTTAGCTGTCTGCCTTGGTATGTAACAATGCTGTTTCTGAATTACAGTTGCAAAAATAATCCTCTAGTCATCTTACTAAACCAAATAGTCTGGATTTCTTAGAGCGCAGATTTGGCTTTCACTGAAAGCCAAGCCAGAAAACTAGTTCTGTCATATAAAGACGGTATTTCTTAAAAGAAGCTATAGCAAGAACAGGCTAAAACTTGACTATGAAAAACGCCTGGTGAGAAAACACATTCCTGTATTCCAAAGCCTTCTACAATTTCACTAACTTCTGGAATCTTACCTTACAACTTACTCCACGAGGCTTCATAGGGCTTGTAATaagcacaaaagaagaaaagaattaaatttcttcagaaatgcctgCTGCCAGTAATATTCCTATCATGGACTACTTCAGAACAAATAAGCAGGGTAATATGCCAATCTTTACATAAAACTTCCCGCCATGGTTGTGAAAGGAACTATTCCTGTGAGTAGGACTCTGGCCATGATGTAAAATCTAGTCTATAAACAAACACTGGAACTCACAGACACCTGAATCttgataaatgtattttgaagattCTTTTGGAAGgtgacttattttttctttctcctccagtAGGTCAGCATCTTGCTGGGTTTCAATCAGACTGGATTTCTGCATTCTCTGACTATGCTTTGTTCTCAAAGGCTCCAGTGAAAAACTGATGCCCGTATCCCAGAAGGGATAACACTAAATCTTGAACTGCCAACTGCTGTCTTGAGAACCAAATTCTCTTGGCCATTATAAGAAATAGCTGAAATGCTTTATGAGAGGAAAATATGTCCATTTTATATTGCATAATTGGAAAATTTAGCAGCAAAGACAACATATTAGGAAGAGagcttgatgtttttttctcctctatgtAGTTGAGAAGAAGAGAACTTCTACAGGAAAAAGTTGACTCAACATAGTCCCTTTAAGATATTAACCACTCTTTAAAAACAGCCTTCCTAACTTGtcttaaatcactttttttttttttttaaactagtgTTCACATCAGCAAAGGAGGCCAATTTATTCATCGGGCGACGTCTTCTGAACAACAGATTTGATTTTGAAGCATTCACACCGGATAACCTGGAAAGAGAATGCTTTGAAGAGTTGTGCAGTTATGAAGAAGCCAGAGAAGTATTTGAAGACCCTGATAAAACGGTAGTTGTTCAAACAAATTGATATATAATGAAAGAGGCTATTGAATATACAATTACTGtatttaaatactattttttacagcaattaaaacaaGATGATTGCTTATTTTATAGCAGTAGAGGCCCAGATTAGATACGATTATTGCTCTTGATATGCAGTGAATGTGCTTGCATATGTACTGTTGCGTTAAAGACTTGAGATAACAGCTCCAATTCTGCACAATCAGAAATGAAACTTCAGAAGTACCTCTTGTGGCTATATCTATATGCATTTCAGAATCTTAGTAACTTCTCAGCATCTGGACAGAATGTGTTCCAAATGCTCTACATATTAATTGGCTAATCTCATCCTTATTTAATGCGAAATAAGCGTTTTATAAGAGAGAAGTGCAAGCTAGATCTACATCTCAGCTATTGCTGAGTATGAGTAGCATAATTTTTAAGTTGCTACCTATATgcaccttggaaaaaaatataatttagacAAAACAAATGGGAAACTTTACAGCCCAGTAATAGAACATAATAATGGAATAATTAATAGAATAATAATAGAATACTTGCTGCATGTAGCATTAATCTCTTCACGATCCTATATGTGCTCTGCACTAACCTGAAGAGCAAGGAACACCTAACCTGAAGGTGGAAATGCTAGTTTGCAATTGCTATCATTTCCttaaggaaaagatgaaaatgttaaatcaGACTCTTTCTGGAGTTTTGCTAGACAGCAAAAGTAGAAATTATGGCAAAACACATTCAGCGCACTGCAGTTACGCAACATGAAGGTTTTTCTCTTAAAGAATCCTATTATTTTTCCCAGCTAATATGAATTCAAATTCTGTTCATAAAAATGTCTGATTCTTAAGAACTTGACTTTGCCTCATTGATACTCCTATGTAGGGATTACAAAGGTTAACTGTCACCATTTTTAGTATCACAATATTTGCTAACTTCTGCAGGCAGCAATGTCTCTATGATGTAACAGACAGCTAAATGCAGTTCAGTATTTCACCAACTGgcattttattctttgtgaAATGGTAATTTTTATGCAAATTTGAATGTATGACATAAATATGATGGGATAAGCAAGTACAAATCCCTCATCAAGAGTTGCTTCTGTTTATGCCATTGTTAAATTCTGCCTACAGTaccatattttataaaatgcgCAAGGTTGCCAATTATGGATCTTTTATAAATCTGatcctttgtatttttatagatGGATTTTTGGAAAGACTATTCAATTAAAGGccctaaaataaaaacaggtaaatcatctttttattcttttcttctttcctcatATTGCAATGTCTTGTATTTGTTAAAACAGTACCTCCTTAAAAATACACCAGTTAGCAGATCTACAATTTGATCAGGGTCACAAGTATGTGAAGAAGTATTTGGAAGGCATTGGAGGAGAGACATCTCAGAAGCTTCACATACAGAAAAGGGAACATCTACTCACCTCTGCTTTAAGCTGAATGTGAACTGTGTTGCACTGATACTATGGCTTGTCAGAGCACACCAGACATTTGTGGAAAGGAACAGCTTTATAGCACAGCAGAATTGATATTTCATAGTGGACACTGTAGAGTATGTAGATGGGAAAAACCCTGTTTGAAAATaaccaatattttattttcaggtgatGAAACACTACAAAAGATTAACGTCACAGGACTTCTCATCAGTCTAGTTGCTGCTGGAGTAATGCTAGTCATAATCGGACTGCTTATCTTCTACTGCTGCAAAAGCAGATGCAAATCAAGGCAACCACCAGGGTAAGGAACTTCACTGCttagaggggggaaaaaaaaaaaaaagtaaaaaatccaCCTTGGCCTCTTACAGTGGAATTTAAAAACCACCACTGGTTGCACTGGTTGGTCTAACTGTGTTCTCAGATAAGCCAACGGGAGCTCTAGTTCTCAGTTTCCTGGAAGCAAAGCTAGGTGAGGACTAGCAGTAAGTAGTTTCGCTGAAGTTAATTAGTAACAAACAGCACTTGCACAGCTGACACACattctgtttttgtgtttgtgtgtcttCTTGGGTCCAAAATACCCTTGCTTAAAAACAGAATCAATTTAATAGGTTGGGGCCTGCACTAGAAAGTCTAAGTGTGCtctattttgctttcaaaagtaGAGTGCACTTCATGGCATTTAACCTGCTTCAGATGTGGAAGGATGTAGGTTGGAGGAAATGCTTCTCTATCGATTCTCCAGCCCTGCTTCATCCTAAACTTCAATAGAAGAGGAGTCTGTTCTCTTCCCTACCCATTTCCCATTAGTGAACTATTCTTACCCTGTGGTCTGAGGAGAGTATTTGGATTCTGTTGTTTATGATCGTTAATGGCAAGGgcagtttttttattattgtttcacAACAAAGACTTTATATCCTGTCTTccatttattaaaacagaagctGCTACTTATAATGCTGTTAACTTTGTTTAGGTACTTGGATTATGCAAGAAGTAGAAGACGTAACTCTACCAGCATCTTCAGAAGGCATGAAgagttttctttaaatccaGTTCCTCTCAGAACTGATGATTCAGGACTACCAACTTATGAGCAAGCAATTACTTCAGGTGGACAGCACGAGGTACCACCACCTCCTTACCCAGGGCCCCCAAAAGGGGCACGGGTGTTCAGAAAGTCCATGTCGCTCCCTGCCCCTTAGCTACAACCCTCCTTCTGGAGAGAGGGGGTATTACTGAAGCATAACATACTTTTTTAAAGTGCGCTACCTTGCATATTGCAAGACAGTttacaaaaatgtgaaagatcTTTAGCATAActaggaaaaagtgaaaatccCATTTGGGAGAAGTGATCTGTTGCAAAGACTGCAGGACAATTCTTTGCATGAGGTTACTGCGCTAAGATGAGGGAATGTATCGGGATTAAGTCTTGTACTGTTACACTCTTCCACATGCACTTTGAGCCATCCCATCATACTATTGATGTTTCATTAATAGTTTCATCTTGTTTCTTTAGAAGGAACAGTATTTTAATTGGTTTCATAGACACTAACCATTTTTGTGACTTGATGTTTTCAATCACTAAGAAATCTACTTTATTGTTTGTTGTATTCACTGCTGTGTAATTTTCTATTCATTCTAGTAATAGATTTGAGTTTGAAAATTACTTTATGAGTTGATCAAGTATAAATACATTACTGCTTCTGGAATACATTGGTTTGTTTTAGACATTGCTGGTTAATActaaattttatgtatttttgtgattattttggATGAAGAGGAACCGTTAACTGCAAGACATGTTACCCACTCAGACAAAGTATACTTTAATCAAAAGGTTTTTTGATACTCCAACATGGTATTTAGTGTACTACCAGTCTTTTTCTGGGGGGGATGCTAAGCACAGAGCTAGAGATTTGTCCCTTGTTAAAATTATGGTTAGGATACTTTGTCTGGGAAGTACACAGGTTCCATGGATAATACTCCTCTTGCAGTCTCAGTATATAAGTGGGGGAAGAAGAGACATTTTTCTTGTGGAATAATATGCCAAACTACTCCAGGCTTTTCTCTAGATTTTTCCTGGGACACAAACATACTAGTTAAATGGGACTGACAGCAGCACTTTCAAGGAGAGGGATTTCACAGGGATTGTAAAAGTTCAGATTCTGTACTGTTTTATGTAATGATGTATGCAGCTGGCAAGATCACAAATAAACTACAGAAATTGGACTGAAACCTACTTAATCACTTGAACTTTGATTCTTCTGCTATTCCTAAAACTCATTTGCAAGTGATTCTATGCAATGCAAGCAAAAATCTTGACCTTCatataatgaaaaaacacaCCTAGGATGAGTAACTTTATTGCTAAAAGAACTTACAGCATGGATGTTAAACTGCACCTTTTATATACTTCTATAGCATATAACACTTCAAAATTAGTCAATGAATCTGCAGTTTAGACCATGAGGGTATTCAAAATATGCAGCGACTGACATTCAAATAGTGGTTACATGTAACAAACAAGTGGTTGCATGTACACGTCCTGTACATGTACAAACAAGTGGTTACATGTACACGTCCTGTACATTATAAATATGgaacaaagtttaaaattaaattaaacataaCAGACTTACCTCATCTTAGATAGGAAAAAGTTTCCCAAGTAGTCAATgggattgtttgtttgtttgttttgcttttactttcatAGATGGGCTACTCTGTCAAAACGCTTACCTtgtatcttgttttgttttagaagttCTTACTCATCGGGGTAgtacaggaaaaataagtaaCAGGTAGACCATGCTGTTTTGTGAATTAAGTATTGCCACACTTCCATGTTCTACACACCATTTCCTTTGCAAATGTAGTTACTAGGAGAATATAGAAAAGAGCAAATAGAACTCTCCTTAGGTGAGTGGAGGAGGTAGTTTTAGAGGAGCAAAGCAGGAGCAAATTTAATCCAGCTTGTGTACAGATGTAAATCATCAGAGCTGACCTTCAGGACTTTTCTTTTCAAGGGCTGGCAGGAAAGGCAGTGGATTTTAAGTAAATTAACAGACATCTACCCTGACAGATAAAACCAGAAGTGTCTAAATGAAACCCTGAGAAAAGTTACGGAGTactttaattctgtttctcaCAGAACAGGTTTAAACATGTCACAGTACTTAGATGGTCTTGGCTATCACCTTGGACCATTTTCAAAACTAACTTCGTGTTGTCCTTCCAGCATCATACCAGTTTACAGCATGCAACCTTTTAGAAGTCTGAATAGACTGTTAGTTAGAGCAAATACCTGACAGTCAGAGAAGCAGTCTCCAATTCtatcaactgaaaaaaaaagtcacctgaCCTGTTTTTTGCTTCAGTGACACAGGAAACCCTACTATGTCATTTCTCAAATCCTCTGACGAATATTATTATAAGAattacttgtgtgtgtgtgtgtgtgtgtgtaaaaaactggaggaacaaaaacaaaggacCACATGGAAGCGTACCTCCTCTGCAGTTTAGGAAAAATGTGACTCTTGAAGTGTTTGATTTTGGTCCTACAGAAGTCTACGGCAAGGTTTTTATTGACTACAACTGCACTGGGATTGGagccaaaaatgaaataacttatTACTTCaggtagtaaaaaaaaaaaatataatgcacTACCCCATTATTTACCACAATGCAGTTCCCAAACCTAATTTATAGGTTATTCTACTGTCTTAACGATGTCTACTTACATAAGCCAGGATTTTTGAGTCTGATCTGCCCTCAAGAAGTATATTTGGAAAGCACAATAAGATCCTTCATCTTTCCTACATTACTAGCTCTGAATAAGCTGCATTAATTATCCATAGGAAGTCATTAGCAATTCTTTTTGATTACTGTGATCAACACTACAGGTTCCTttgcagcctttttttcccttctttaaacaaaaaaaaaaaaaaaaaaaaaaagagtcaacCTTTCTATTTACAGTCTCATCTTGCAACAAAAGTTTTATTGCTGCTATCCTCACTTGTTCCATGTGGtaaagaacaggaaggaaacaCCAGGTTTGAAACCCATCTATAAACACTTTAAGCTTGCTCTTTCTACACTGTAaatgtcttttcatttattcatgtCACATAGAAACTTCCCACTATACAGTTTTCACGGTCAAgaactttcattttcctctcaaaaATGTGAAGTACGCCTTCCCCAATGCTGCTCTTTATTTAGTGGTAACTTCTGACTGTTTTGAGTCATTCCTGAACTGTGTAAATGGTTCTTGTGACTTCGCTGTATTTCAACTCTCCTTCTACCCACCTAAGATGGCCTTTTGAATGCAGTTGTCACTAGTTATGTTTTCATTGCAACTTGGATGTAAAGTGCTGGCATTTTGGTGAGAGAGAAGCAGTGACATTTAAAACTCTGCTAGTCTGTTATCTTGCAAAACAATTTCCAATAAACATGTGCACAGGCTAatcatagcaaaaaaaaaaaacaaaaacaaacaaacacacacaaagtctAATTCAGCctaaggttttttgtttgcttgttttactaaagagaaaaacagataaaaccatttagaatttctttttgtgaagCTGTTAACAGCAAGCATACTTCTTTATGGCATATAGCAACTGTCAAAGGGgaagaagcctttttttttataaacattgTAAATTTCTACTCTGGACAAAAGCTTCCTACATCACTGCTCTAGTTCACTCCAGCATCtgatgtatataaatacaaagGAAGGTTCTGAACTGTGAACAGCAGTCACTGGACATGAAGCCCTCAAGACAGACGAGCCAAGTGAACAAGACGGCGTACCCTTCCATCTCCCTTGGCTTTCACCAGACCTTTGGTGGGAAGCTTTAACACACTGATGTGTCAGAAAAATTCCCATCTTCTACGGGGTAGTTAAGTGAGCAAGATCATGACAGAGCACCAGAACAGGTGTGCAAAACCAAAGCAGGAAGCAGAACTTCCTTGTTCGGTCATGGTGACTTCACCCTGAAGGGATGACACACATTGCGCAGTGAGAATAAACttctgcagagaggcagggaggaCAGCTGAGGGCAGCTAGGTACAGCTGATAACGTAGCACAACCAGGTCAGAACAACTTCCACAAGATTGAGTAGGGTCAGCCTTATCTCCCTGCACAGAACCCCGCTCCTGCCACACAAGATGAGCTGAACTAGCTGGTTAAAATTCCTCAGAGTAGTAGTCTCTTGTATTTGAAAATCCAATGAATATTATAACCAGTCACCTAAACTGAGACTTGCAAAACAGCTGATGGGGTTTAGGTGCTTCATTCTGATTAAGCCAAAGACCTGAAAGGatcagaaaaatacttcagtctTGACATTGGTACATTTCAACACAAGTTTTGAAAAGGCCTTAGAACAGGTTTGGAAGTTCTGGTGCAGTACTTGCTTCATTTAGGAAATGAGAAACACTTGAGATCATTGAAGTTGTTTAAGCAGCTTCAGTTAAATTCCCTAAATATCAGTAACTACTAAATAAGTATTGAATATTACATGTCCAGTATTTAATGTTAAATACCCAGCTTGGATGCAATACAAAGGATAATATCCAGTAAGcgttaaaataaaatactcctTGTTAAACCATGAGCTTATCTGAGAACAAAAGCTTTAAGTTCTGTTGTTTTCCTACATTATCAC is a genomic window containing:
- the PRRG4 gene encoding transmembrane gamma-carboxyglutamic acid protein 4, giving the protein MLVALALLCQLQAVVVSAVPHCAEARNDPKHPESEDVFTSAKEANLFIGRRLLNNRFDFEAFTPDNLERECFEELCSYEEAREVFEDPDKTMDFWKDYSIKGPKIKTGDETLQKINVTGLLISLVAAGVMLVIIGLLIFYCCKSRCKSRQPPGYLDYARSRRRNSTSIFRRHEEFSLNPVPLRTDDSGLPTYEQAITSGGQHEVPPPPYPGPPKGARVFRKSMSLPAP